One segment of Triticum aestivum cultivar Chinese Spring chromosome 2A, IWGSC CS RefSeq v2.1, whole genome shotgun sequence DNA contains the following:
- the LOC123186992 gene encoding subtilisin-like protease (The sequence of the model RefSeq protein was modified relative to this genomic sequence to represent the inferred CDS: added 45 bases not found in genome assembly) — protein MRAPSPPLLLAGALLLLASPATVNGGDGQQLAPNAAAGAGQGGEKPGAAGAGQGGEDFQEVGLKTYLIIVCRANGPKGGDELREWHASLLASLLNTTTDMVLREALSHVGSRLVFSFQHVVSGFAARLTDREVAELSKLPWCVEALPDATLRLTTTYTPELLGVSTPATGAWSVAGSMGEGVIVGILDNGIDPRHVSFLDDGMQPPPAKWRGGCHFAGEAPCNKKLIGGRSRAPQEHGTHTSGTAVGAFVRDVQLLGAPAGAASGMAPRAHLAFYEVCLADTCSATEVLSVTEKGAFQDGVDVISMSIGDDTQKPFYKDLIAVGSFSAVLSGVFVSTSAGNAGPLERTVTNCAPWLLTVAASTMGRRMLSRVELGNGVVMEGENLNPYELVKDRPLVFIAGMFADGALSAVDVRGKVVACQRKEDPFMLAEMIQKAGGAGMISWSGPKRGAATTPVDDLAIPASRVTHADGEKIIAYVNSTPNPTATLSFAGAVLNRASLPAIAEYSSRGPCNMSSVGVLKPDITGPGTAIAASVPGGANDTAPTKTFGLHSGTSMSTPHLSGIVAMIKKARPQWSPAAIKSALMTTADVTHPDGTPIVDETTGKPNCFAMGAGFVNPTRALDPGLVYDLAPADYIPYVCGLGYNESVMSEIMAQPLQNVSCAKAGRIQGKDLNYPSIMVTLTPAAPEVDVKRAVTNIGEPVSVYTLEVVPPEGVTVEVVPNVLTFGLVNQRMEFTVKLKRAANAAAVGTAEGSLRWVSGKRSVRSPIAVLFEPLPNN, from the coding sequence CTGCtcgcctccccggccaccgtaaaCGGGGGCGACGGCCAGCAGCTCGCTCCCAATGCCGCCGCAGGGGCCGGGCAGGGCGGGGAGAAACCGGGCGCCGCAGGGGCCGGGCAAGGCGGGGAGGACTTCCAGGAAGTCGGCCTGAAGACGTACCTGATCATCGTGTGCCGCGCCAACGGGCCCAAGGGCGGCGACGAGCTGAGGGAGTGGCACGCCTCGCTGCTGGCGTCGCTGCTCAACACCACCACCGACATGGTCCTCCGCGAGGCGCTCTCCCACGTCGGCTCGCGCCTCGTCTTCTCCTTCCAGCACGTCGTCAGCGGCTTCGCGGCCCGGCTGACCGACCGCGAGGTGGCCGAGCTCTCCAAGCTGCCCTGGTGCGTCGAGGCGCTCCCCGACGCCACCCTgcgcctcaccaccacctacacgCCGGAGCTGCTCGGGGTGTCCACGCCGGCCACGGGCGCGTGGAGCGTGGCCGGGAGCATGGGGGAGGGCGTCATCGTTGGGATTCTGGATAACGGCATCGACCCGCGGCACGTCTCGTTCCTGGATGATGGCATGCAGCCGCCGCCCGCCAAGTGGCGCGGCGGGTGCCACTTCGCCGGCGAGGCGCCGTGCAACAAGAAGCTCATCGGCGGGCGGTCCAGGGCCCCACAGGAGCACGGCACGCACACCTCCGGCACCGCCGTGGGCGCGTTCGTGCGGGACGTCCAGCTGCTCGGGGCCCCGGCCGGGGCGGCGTCCGGCATGGCGCCGCGCGCGCACCTGGCATTCTACGAGGTGTGCCTCGCCGACACCTGCTCCGCCACGGAGGTCCTCTCCGTCACGGAGAAGGGCGCGTTCCAGGACGGCGTCGACGTCATCTCCATGTCCATCGGCGACGACACGCAGAAGCCCTTCTACAAGGACCTCATCGCCGTCGGCAGCTTCTCGGCCGTCCTGTCCGGCGTCTTCGTCAGCACCAGCGCCGGGAACGCCGGCCCGCTCGAGCGCACCGTCACCAACTGCGCCCCGTGGCTGCTCACCGTCGCCGCCAGCACCATGGGCCGCCGCATGCTTTCCAGGGTGGAGCTCGGCAACGGAGTGGTGATGGAGGGCGAGAACCTGAACCCGTACGAGCTCGTCAAGGACAGGCCGCTCGTCTTCATCGCGGGCATGTTCGCCGACGGCGCGCTCAGCGCCGTCGACGTCCGCGGCAAGGTCGTGGCGTGCCAGCGCAAGGAGGACCCGTTCATGCTCGCGGAGATGATCCAGAAGGCGGGCGGCGCGGGCATGATCAGCTGGTCCGGCCCGAAGCGCGGCGCCGCGACCACGCCCGTGGACGACCTCGCCATCCCCGCGTCGCGGGTGACGCACGCCGACGGCGAGAAGATCATAGCGTACGTCAACTCCACGCCCAACCCCACGGCCACCCTCAGTTTCGCCGGCGCCGTGCTGAACCGGGCCTCCCTGCCGGCCATCGCCGAGTACTCCTCGAGAGGGCCCTGCAACATGTCCAGCGTCGGCGTGCTCAAGCCGGACATCACCGGGCCCGGCACGGCCATCGCCGCCTCCGTCCCCGGCGGCGCCAACGACACCGCGCCCACCAAGACCTTCGGCCTGCACAGCGGCACGTCCATGTCCACGCCGCACCTGTCCGGGATCGTGGCCATGATCAAGAAAGCGCGCCCGCAGTGGTCACCGGCGGCGATCAAGTCAGCGCTGATGACAACCGCCGACGTGACGCACCCGGACGGCACGCCGATCGTGGACGAGACGACCGGGAAACCAAACTGCTTCGCCATGGGCGCCGGGTTCGTGAACCCGACGCGGGCACTGGACCCGGGCCTCGTCTACGACCTGGCGCCGGCGGACTACATCCCCTACGTGTGCGGCCTCGGGTACAACGAGAGCGTGATGAGCGAGATCATGGCGCAGCCGCTGCAGAACGTGAGCTGCGCCAAGGCGGGGAGGATCCAGGGCAAGGACCTCAACTACCCGTCGATCATGGTGACGCTCACGCCGGCCGCGCCGGAGGTGGACGTCAAGCGCGCGGTGACCAACATCGGGGAGCCCGTGTCTGTGTACACCCTGGAGGTCGTCCCGCCGGAGGGCGTGACCGTCGAGGTGGTGCCCAACGTGCTGACCTTCGGCTTAGTAAACCAGAGGATGGAGTTCACGGTGAAGCTCAAGCGAGCCGCCAATGCCGCCGCCGTGGGCACCGCCGAGGGCAGCCTCCGGTGGGTCTCCGGCAAGCGCTCCGTGCGCAGCCCGATCGCCGTGCTCTTCGAACCACTGCCCAATAACTAA
- the LOC123186995 gene encoding 1-aminocyclopropane-1-carboxylate oxidase homolog 11-like: MLIHSDALFDYAKQVKNLGSTLFELLSEALGLKPSYLTDIKCNQGQIIRCHYYPPCPQPELAIGTSRHSDSGFLTILLQDEIGGLQILHEDRWVDITPTPGVFIVNIGDLVRLIPNDGFRSVEHRVVTKNTVPRVSIACFFSTHFHPASTRMYGPIKELLSDENPPLYRETLARNYIKHYYSIGLDAKTTISDFRL; this comes from the exons ATGTTGATTCACAGCGATGCTCTGTTTGATTACGCCAAACAAGTGAAGAATTTGGGGAGCACTTTATTCGAGCTGCTCTCGGAAGCTCTTGGGCTCAAACCGAGCTACTTAACTGATATAAAGTGCAACCAAGGACAGATCATACGCTGCCACTATTACCCTCCGTGCCCGCAGCCTGAACTTGCCATCGGGACAAGTCGGCATTCAGACTCTGGCTTCCTCACCATACTTCTCCAAGACGAAATTGGCGGCCTACAGATCCTCCATGAGGACCGGTGGGTAGACATCACGCCGACACCTGGAGTGTTCATTGTCAACATCGGCGATCTTGTACGG TTGATCCCTAACGACGGGTTCAGGAGTGTGGAGCATAGGGTGGTGACAAAGAACACCGTGCCGAGGGTCTCAATCGCGTGCTTCTTCAGCACACATTTCCACCCTGCCTCTACCAGAATGTACGGTCCGATCAAGGAGCTGCTGTCCGATGAGAACCCGCCGCTGTACAGGGAGACCCTCGCCAGAAATTACATCAAACATTACTACTCCATCGGGTTAGATGCGAAAACTACTATCTCTGATTTCCGGCTGTGA